One genomic window of Pelmatolapia mariae isolate MD_Pm_ZW linkage group LG5, Pm_UMD_F_2, whole genome shotgun sequence includes the following:
- the LOC134628116 gene encoding band 4.1-like protein 1 isoform X2: MQDSASDSKIAKQDQNKHMDGHRETDDMSEKTSPNKNLKSPQKGSKRLKTAPFKVTLLDSSEFEGEIEKHSKGQTLMDMVCEHLNLLEKDYFGLTFADTDSQKNWLDPSKEIKKQMRNSLWHFAFAVKFYPPDPSQLMEDITRYYLCLQLRDDMLSGRLPCSFVTHALLGSYTVQAELGDYDQDDHGTDYVSDFRFAPNQTRELEERVMELHRNYKGMTPAEAEMNFLENAKKLSMYGVDLHHAKDSEGIEIMLGVCANGLLIYRDRLRINRFAWPKILKISYKRSNFYIKIRPGEYEQFESTIGFKLPNHRAAKRLWKVCIEHHTFFRLVSPEPPPKGFLVMGSKFRYSGRTQAQTRQASALIDRPAPHFERSTSKRYLLSRSLDGEFSRPVSAMCENHDGLSHRSISEHRRLHSPSGDEQETELEPSLEQDEEEKEHEQGREAEQDKDHDGNVTPSRKKEIMFLDKSQDVLLKHQASINELKRALREPNSKLMNREKRLSATSPTGTPEKKASVGRAMGKEPVNSLSVEGFVQKTLVTSPEGSEEWVLIEKQEPYQQDHDWKAEEKNKSLTPDSSWEKKGLEKEIDVSKMMHKEVAGYDRKEMKSHIDEFPSTKSSREADVCSEPRRFVIQLSENADSFQDKSQSKPARASDPEANSDAAPGLRHMKERTASKPRKKRRPQSLNLGMPTELVYRKGGSDSTEDENEGSDSDNNAETAPKRGNHCESPPVATMKDDQGLEKDQLVRVYKDGKQEGKVDGESREGSTQGAEQVKKKVSLVGTADVDVGSVNGPGKIEHDSSFSGSKGECVLKVRGKGFIDNKELAEVKLRQVRTHERKVSSSGGEDVEGFLGDRGQRTSLHRLSSSSYQSEITRIVPLKPERSKSVTSKDERDRTGQDDPRRGIRREYRWSVGSPEGSSDLSWTDGSNFHPAFASDLEGVAKIEHPDDSFQSGRVFAESQSFSSKVSGLPKMAPPAPPVKTQKARESVLILRNSRNASREPSLDAAKKRHSEPVSTPAIYEEPFADFKKEFGERRPQPSIASEEEQERDTVTCMKETHLGIERKCSSMTVSSTSSLEAEVDFTVITDLHSGLEDFSKGVPELGERERQPEVGREDFEETSRFYSARLMGSRDKSPIEERLPEEGMHHEPPVAKKDPNTVSVAHKLKRADSKTETHTNGSEAHANVVNVSPQNYEVVSPQEAPAAVKENGSPVKASTQGRESVVSPLTITAENVTSATTTQVTKTVKGGYSETRIEKRIIITGDDDVDQHQALAMAIQEAKQQHPDMLVTKAVVIRETESPTEELQQKAES; encoded by the exons AAACACTCCAAAGGACAGACCCTGATGGACATGGTGTGTGAACACCTTAACTTGCTGGAGAAAGACTACTTTGGTCTGACCTTTGCCGACACAGACAGCCAGAAG AATTGGTTGGACCCCTCCAAGGAGATCAAGAAGCAGATGCGCA ACTCTCTGTGGCACTTTGCCTTCGCTGTCAAGTTCTACCCTCCTGACCCCTCCCAGCTCATGGAAGATATTACCAG ATACTACctgtgtctgcagctgagggatGACATGCTGTCAGGTCGGCTGCCGTGCTCGTTCGTCACTCACGCCCTCCTGGGCTCCTACACCGTTCAGGCCGAGCTGGGAGACTACGACCAGGATGACCACGGCACCGACTACGTCAGCGATTTCCGCTTTGCTCCCAATCAGACGCGCGAGCTGGAGGAGAGGGTGATGGAGCTCCATCGAAACTACAA GGGGATGACTCCAGCAGAGGCCGAAATGAACTTCTTGGAGAACGCAAAGAAATTGTCCATGTACGGAGTCGACCTCCATCATGCTAAG GATTCTGAGGGGATTGAAATAATGCTGGGTGTCTGTGCCAATGGCCTGCTGATTTACCGTGACAGGCTGAGGATCAACCGCTTTGCCTGGCCAAAGATCCTTAAGATTTCATACAAGAGGAGCAACTTCTACATCAAGATAAGACCTGGAGAA TATGAACAGTTTGAAAGTACAATTGGTTTTAAGCTTCCCAACCACAGAGCTGCCAAGAGGCTGTGGAAGGTCTGCATCGAGCATCACACCTTCTTCCG GCTGGTGTCTCCTGAGCCTCCTCCTAAGGGATTCTTGGTGATGGGCTCAAAGTTTCGATACAGCGGAAGGACGCAGGCTCAAACCAGGCAGGCCAGTGCTCTCATAGACCGGCCTGCTCCTCACTTCGAGCGGTCGACCAGTAAGAGGTATCTGCTTTCCCGGAGCTTGGATGGAG AGTTCTCACGGCCGGTATCAGCCATGTGCGAGAACCACGACGGCCTTTCTCACCGCAGCATCAGTGAACACCGACGTCTGCACAGCCCCTCCGGGGACGAGCAGGAAACAGAGCTGGAGCCAAGTTTGGAACAGGACGAAGAGGAGAAGGAGCACGAGCAGGGCCGGGAGGCGGAGCAGGACAAAGACCATGACGGCAACGTGACtccaagcagaaaaaaagagatcaTG TTTCTGGATAAGTCGCAGGACGTCTTGCTGAAGCACCAGGCCAGCATCAATGAGCTAAAGAGAGCCTTGAGGGAGCCCAACAGCAAGCTGATGAACCGCGAGAAGCGTCTGTCAGCGACCTCCCCAACCGGCACACCAGAGAAGAAGGCT TCGGTGGGCCGGGCAATGGGAAAGGAACCTGTTAACAGCCTGTCTGTTGAGGGTTTCGTCCAGAAGACTCTGGTGACTTCACCTGAG GGCTCAGAGGAGTGGGTATTGATTGAAAAACAAGAACCTTATCAACAAGACCATGACTGGAAGgcagaagaaaagaacaaatcTCTCACACCTGATTCCTCATGGGAGAAAAAGGGTCTGGAAAAAGAGATAGATGTTAGCAAGATGATGCATAAGGAGGTAGCAGGGTAtgacagaaaagaaatgaaaagccaTATTGATGAGTTTCCATCAACAAAATCGTCCAGAGAGGCAGATGTATGCTCTGAGCCTCGGCGTTTTGTGATCCAATTATCTGAGAATGCCGACTCGTTTCAAGACAAATCTCAAAGCAAACCAGCTCGAGCCTCAGACCCTGAGGCGAACAGCGATGCAGCCCCGGGCTTGCGGCACATGAAGGAGCGCACGGCTTCTAAACCAAGGAAAAAGAGGAGACCCCAGAGCTTAAACCTGGGAATGCCCACAGAGCTCGTCTACAGGAAAGGAGGAAGCGATTCCACCGAAGACGAAAACGAGGGCTCGGACTCAGACAACAACGCAGAAACAGCACCTAAGAGAGGAAATCATTGCGAGTCGCCCCCAGTGGCAACGATGAAAGATGATCAGGGTTTAGAAAAGGATCAGCTGGTCAGGGTCTATAAAGACGGCAAACAAGAGGGTAAAGTAGATGGAGAAAGCAGGGAGGGCTCCACCCAAGGAGCAGAGCAGGTAAAGAAAAAAGTGAGCCTTGTTGGGACAGCAGATGTCGATGTAGGCTCAGTGAATGGACCTGGAAAGATAGAGCATGATAGCTCATTCTCAGGGTCTAAAGGAGAGTGTGTGCTGAAGGTGCGAGGGAAAGGCTTCATTGACAACAAAGAGTTAGCAGAGGTTAAACTACGACAGGTCAGGACACATGAACGAAAGGTCAGTAGCTCTGGAGGAGAGGATGTTGAGGGTTTCTTGGgcgacagaggtcagaggacgTCTCTCCACCGACTGTCAAGCAGCAGCTACCAGTCGGAAATCACCAGGATTGTTCCTCTCAAGCCGGAGCGTTCGAAGAGCGTCACGTCCAAGGACGAAAGGGACCGGACGGGACAGGACGATCCAAGACGGGGGATCAGAAGAGAATACCGGTGGTCGGTTGGCTCTCCGGAGGGATCCTCAGACCTCAGCTGGACCGACGGTTCCAACTTTCATCCAGCGTTCGCGTCAGATCTGGAGGGCGTTGCTAAAATCGAGCATCCAGACGATAGCTTTCAGTCTGGTAGAGTGTTCGCGGAAAGCCAGTCATTCAGCTCAAAGGTTTCAGGGCTTCCCAAAATGGCCCCTCCAGCGCCGCCGGTGAAAACGCAGAAGGCAAGAGAGTCCGTGCTAATACTCCGGAACAGCAGAAACGCCAGCAGGGAGCCGAGCCTGGACGCGGCCAAAAAGAGACACTCG GAGCCTGTCTCTACTCCTGCTATATATGAAGAGCCTTTTGCTGACTTCAAG AAGGAGTTTGGGGAGAGGAGGCCTCAGCCGAGCATAGCCTcggaggaggagcaggaacGAGACACCGTGACGTGCATGAAGGAAACCCACCTGGGCATCGAACGCAAGTGTTCCAGCATGACGGTCAGCTCCACGTCCAGCCTGGAGGCCGAGGTCGACTTCACTGTCATCACTGACCTCCACTCGGGCCTCGAGGACTTTTCTAAGGGTGTGCCCGAACTGGGAGAGAGGGAGCGACAGCCAGAGGTGGGCCGGGAGGACTTTGAGGAGACCTCCAGGTTCTACTCTGCCCGTCTAATGGGCTCCCGGGACAAGTCTCCCATAGAGGAGAGGCTTCCTGAGGAGGGAATGCATCATGAG CCTCCCGTGGCAAAGAAAGACCCCAACACGGTGAGCGTGGCCCACAAGCTGAAAAGAGCCGACAGCAAGACGGAGACGCACACAAATGGATCGGAAGCCCACGCCAACGTCGTTAATGTCTCTCCACAG aACTATGAAGTCGTCAGCCCACAGGAGGCTCCTGCTGCCGTCAAAGAAAATGGCTCTCCT GTAAAAGCCAGCACCCAGGGGAGAGAGTCTGTTGTGTCCCCGCTGACCATCACTGCTGAGAACGTTACCTCAGCAACCACGACACAAGTTACCAAG ACTGTGAAAGGAGGCTACTCAGAGACCAGGATCGAGAAGAGGATTATAATCACGGGAGATGATGATGTGGACCAACATCAG GCACTTGCCATGGCAATCCAAGAGGCAAAGCAGCAGCATCCTGACATGCTGGTGACAAAAGCAGTGGTTATCAGGGAAACAGAGTCGCCCACTGAGGAGCTACAACAGAAAGCAGAG